The Fusobacterium sp. JB019 genome has a segment encoding these proteins:
- the thrC gene encoding threonine synthase: MKPNYESTRNQKIKCLASEAVAKGIALDGGLFVRNDIEDLKLNLKDLLNKSYIDIAKVVLSKMLDDYTEEEIDELVEKAYKNKFSNEEITPVKKVGEDFVVELFHGPTSAFKDIALSLLPHLLKKSLEKNNIKEEVLILTATSGDTGKAALEGFKDVPGIKILVIYPNDGVSKVQEKQMRSQEGSNTFVYAINGNFDDAQSQVKKLFTDDNLKEELLEKKVRLSSANSINIGRLVPQMVYYFYSYMKLVNLKEINFGDEINFTVPTGNFGDILAGYYAKLLGLPINKLICASNENNVLCDFIKTGSYDKNREFYKTISPSMDILISSNLERLLYHMSGNENHYINNLMESLKNKGKYEISGDVKDNIKKIFKGGYSTDIETKAEIKRIYEKYSYVLDPHTAVAFNVMEKNREEGYKNVVLATASPYKFSKSVYEAIFQDEKESDAMVDEFEIMEKLYEKTKVEIPSNLRNLKDKKDIHTSVIDKDKIKDCFEVIL, translated from the coding sequence ATGAAACCTAATTATGAGAGCACAAGAAACCAAAAAATTAAATGTTTAGCTTCTGAAGCTGTGGCAAAGGGAATAGCTTTAGATGGAGGATTATTTGTTAGAAATGACATTGAAGATTTAAAATTAAATTTGAAAGATTTATTAAATAAATCCTATATAGATATAGCTAAGGTTGTTTTATCCAAAATGTTGGATGATTACACTGAAGAGGAAATAGATGAGCTAGTTGAAAAAGCTTACAAGAATAAATTTTCAAATGAAGAGATAACTCCAGTTAAAAAAGTAGGGGAAGACTTTGTTGTGGAACTTTTCCACGGACCAACTTCAGCTTTTAAGGATATAGCTCTTTCATTATTACCACATTTATTAAAAAAATCACTAGAGAAAAATAATATAAAAGAAGAGGTGTTAATATTAACAGCTACTTCAGGAGATACGGGAAAAGCGGCTTTAGAGGGATTTAAAGATGTTCCTGGAATAAAAATATTAGTAATATATCCAAATGATGGAGTAAGTAAGGTTCAAGAAAAACAAATGAGATCTCAAGAGGGGTCAAACACTTTTGTTTATGCTATAAATGGAAATTTTGATGATGCTCAAAGTCAAGTGAAAAAATTATTTACAGATGATAATTTAAAAGAAGAATTATTAGAAAAGAAAGTTAGATTATCTTCAGCTAATTCAATTAATATAGGAAGATTAGTACCTCAAATGGTTTATTATTTCTATTCTTATATGAAACTTGTAAATTTAAAAGAAATTAATTTTGGAGATGAAATAAATTTCACAGTTCCAACAGGAAATTTTGGAGATATATTAGCAGGATATTATGCAAAACTTTTAGGTCTACCTATCAATAAATTGATTTGTGCATCTAATGAAAATAATGTTCTTTGTGACTTTATAAAAACAGGAAGTTATGATAAGAATAGAGAATTTTATAAAACAATTTCTCCTTCAATGGATATATTAATTTCAAGTAATTTAGAAAGATTGCTTTATCATATGAGTGGTAATGAAAATCATTATATTAATAACTTAATGGAAAGTCTTAAAAATAAAGGTAAGTATGAAATAAGCGGAGATGTAAAGGATAACATAAAGAAAATATTTAAAGGTGGATATTCCACAGATATAGAAACAAAAGCAGAGATAAAAAGAATTTATGAAAAATATTCATATGTTTTAGATCCTCATACAGCAGTAGCATTCAATGTTATGGAAAAAAATAGAGAAGAGGGTTATAAAAATGTAGTTTTAGCAACTGCAAGTCCATATAAATTTAGTAAATCTGTATACGAAGCAATATTTCAAGATGAAAAAGAATCAGATGCAATGGTTGACGAGTTTGAAATTATGGAAAAATTATATGAAAAAACAAAGGTTGAAATTCCTAGTAATCTAAGAAATTTAAAAGATAAGAAGGATATTCATACTTCTGTAATAGATAAGGATAAAATTAAAGATTGTTTCGAGGTGATATTATGA
- the thrB gene encoding homoserine kinase, with protein MIKIKVPATTANIGPGFDSLGLAFKLYSYFSFEEIEEGLEILGCEEEYRNKENLVYTSFKKTLDKLEVFVKGVRIKIESNIPVSRGLGSSAACIIGGVMGANEICGGKLSKMEIFNICNEIEGHPDNISPAIFGGLTASLVHDNVPYFTKYNINENFSFCAMIPGFKLSTEEARKVLPNIVLYNQATHNISRTAVLLKSLEDGNKDLIKIALEDKIHEPYRKNLIDEYKEVRDICERNQVIGFFISGAGPTLMGIVDGDLNKENLEKEISNLKNHWAIQKLDVDLQGALVL; from the coding sequence ATGATAAAGATAAAAGTTCCAGCAACTACTGCTAATATAGGACCAGGATTTGATTCTTTAGGATTAGCTTTTAAATTATATTCATATTTTTCATTTGAAGAAATAGAAGAGGGATTAGAGATTCTTGGATGTGAGGAAGAATATAGAAATAAAGAAAATCTTGTTTACACTTCTTTTAAAAAAACTTTGGATAAATTAGAAGTTTTCGTTAAGGGAGTTAGAATAAAAATAGAAAGTAATATTCCAGTTTCAAGAGGACTTGGAAGCAGCGCAGCTTGTATAATAGGTGGAGTTATGGGAGCAAATGAAATATGTGGTGGAAAACTTTCTAAGATGGAAATATTTAATATTTGTAATGAAATAGAAGGGCATCCTGATAATATTAGTCCAGCTATTTTTGGTGGATTAACAGCTTCTTTAGTTCATGACAATGTTCCTTATTTTACAAAATATAATATAAATGAAAATTTTTCATTTTGTGCAATGATACCAGGATTTAAGTTATCCACAGAGGAAGCTAGAAAAGTTTTGCCAAATATAGTATTATATAATCAAGCAACACATAATATTTCTAGAACCGCAGTTTTATTGAAGTCACTAGAAGATGGAAATAAAGATTTAATTAAGATAGCTCTAGAAGATAAAATTCATGAACCTTATAGAAAAAATCTCATAGATGAGTATAAGGAAGTTAGAGATATATGTGAAAGAAATCAAGTTATTGGATTTTTTATAAGTGGAGCAGGGCCAACTTTAATGGGAATTGTAGATGGTGATTTAAATAAGGAAAATTTAGAAAAGGAAATATCTAATTTGAAAAATCATTGGGCGATACAAAAATTAGATGTAGATTTACAAGGGGCTTTGGTTTTATAA
- a CDS encoding ACT domain-containing protein gives MKDKYLIVSKKILPDYYEKVIEARRMLELGKTKSVSEAVKMVGISRSTYYKYKDDVFLPCNSTLGKKALVSLMLEHKRGVLSEVINYLSTVNGNIITINQNMPINNSASVIISLDISDINIPIEEIIVGLKDIKDVISAKLISLE, from the coding sequence ATGAAGGATAAATATTTAATAGTTAGTAAAAAAATACTTCCAGATTATTACGAAAAAGTTATTGAAGCTAGAAGAATGTTAGAATTAGGTAAGACAAAGAGTGTCAGTGAAGCAGTTAAAATGGTGGGAATAAGTAGGAGCACTTATTATAAATATAAGGATGATGTTTTTTTACCTTGTAACAGCACCCTAGGAAAAAAAGCTTTAGTTTCTTTAATGTTAGAACATAAAAGAGGAGTTTTATCAGAGGTTATTAATTATTTATCAACTGTAAACGGAAATATAATTACAATAAATCAAAATATGCCAATTAATAATTCTGCTTCTGTAATAATTTCTTTGGATATTTCAGATATAAATATACCAATTGAAGAAATTATTGTGGGACTAAAGGATATAAAAGATGTTATTTCTGCAAAATTAATATCTTTAGAATAA
- a CDS encoding ATP-binding protein: MQKDALLIKTIAEKNPYEKYTNLFERSKIRFTLIDNKGTVIYDSKNKDNEHFMDNHRDREEIKEAITLGEGFAIRKSKTLDLNYAYYALRFKNINNDFYILRTSGDYSKQLYQLKLFSSLLIIFFLILNYSIHFFYKNYIKRDLYNKINKMKTFLIDGEKLNSKTLKDEAWLLEFWNILKEWQKFNLENINSLDVERKILNTVITSVDSFIGLLDANGNFIIKNNSLDYLVLKDKYKYLEAIKHIEIVSIIKESLKENKDISKEIYISSIKEYFIVSIKNLKSEARLLITIKNITKTKKTIEFQKKFINNVGHELKTPLTNIKGYLIALEDAPDELKSEFLETVNHNVNKLENIISDFLNISKIENYPSTNLKLFSLEDLKKSVLKSLDMIILNKNANVSFEFHDNISDIFSDFEKLDLILKNLIENSIVYNKSEIPKVNISIKENYATYSINVTDNGIGIPKNKLNKIFDRFYRIDKARTTNLGGTGLGLSIVKTLVEQLDGEISVLSEENKGSTFKIEIKKQ; the protein is encoded by the coding sequence TTGCAAAAGGACGCTTTACTTATAAAAACTATTGCAGAAAAAAATCCTTATGAAAAATACACTAATCTTTTTGAAAGATCTAAGATAAGATTTACTCTTATAGATAACAAAGGAACTGTAATATATGATTCTAAAAATAAAGATAATGAACATTTTATGGATAATCATAGGGACAGAGAAGAAATTAAGGAAGCCATTACTTTAGGAGAAGGTTTTGCAATTAGAAAAAGTAAAACTTTAGACTTAAACTATGCTTATTATGCCCTTAGATTTAAAAATATTAATAATGATTTTTACATCCTTAGAACTTCTGGAGATTATAGTAAACAGTTATATCAACTTAAATTATTTTCTTCTTTATTAATAATATTTTTCTTAATTTTAAATTATTCTATTCATTTTTTCTATAAAAATTATATTAAAAGAGATCTTTATAATAAAATAAATAAAATGAAAACTTTTTTAATTGACGGAGAAAAATTAAATTCAAAAACTTTAAAGGATGAAGCTTGGCTTCTTGAATTTTGGAATATTTTAAAAGAATGGCAAAAATTTAATTTAGAAAATATTAATTCTTTAGATGTTGAAAGAAAAATTTTAAATACAGTTATCACATCTGTGGATTCTTTCATTGGTTTACTTGACGCCAATGGAAACTTCATTATAAAGAATAATTCTTTAGATTATTTAGTCTTAAAGGATAAATATAAATATTTAGAAGCTATTAAACACATTGAAATAGTTAGCATCATAAAAGAAAGTTTGAAAGAAAATAAAGATATATCAAAGGAAATTTATATTTCATCTATAAAGGAATATTTTATAGTTTCCATAAAAAATCTAAAATCTGAAGCTAGACTTCTTATTACTATAAAAAATATAACTAAAACTAAAAAAACAATAGAGTTTCAAAAAAAATTCATTAATAATGTGGGCCATGAATTAAAAACTCCTTTGACAAATATAAAGGGATATTTAATTGCTCTAGAAGATGCACCTGATGAGTTAAAATCTGAATTTTTAGAAACTGTTAATCACAATGTAAATAAATTAGAAAATATAATTTCTGATTTCTTAAATATTTCAAAAATTGAAAATTATCCATCAACAAATTTAAAACTTTTCTCCCTTGAAGATCTTAAAAAATCAGTTTTAAAATCTTTGGATATGATCATTTTAAATAAGAATGCCAATGTTTCATTTGAATTTCATGATAATATCAGTGATATTTTCAGTGACTTTGAAAAACTAGATTTAATACTTAAAAACCTTATAGAAAATAGTATTGTGTATAACAAATCTGAAATTCCAAAAGTTAATATATCCATAAAGGAAAACTATGCTACCTATAGTATTAATGTAACAGATAACGGAATTGGAATTCCAAAAAATAAATTAAATAAGATATTTGATAGATTTTATAGGATTGATAAGGCTAGAACTACTAATCTAGGTGGAACTGGACTTGGTCTTTCCATAGTTAAAACTCTAGTTGAACAATTAGATGGTGAAATTTCAGTATTATCAGAAGAAAATAAAGGATCTACCTTTAAAATAGAAATAAAAAAGCAGTAG
- a CDS encoding response regulator transcription factor gives MRILIIEDDLEIQKLIYYFLKKENFQVDKTENGLDGLKFLKENHYDAIILDLMIPGIDGTNFTKIIKTLPGEYGNPKIIMVTAKTDIDDVLQGLEIGADDYLKKPFDPRELVLRTKKLLKENNIDIEDNIIFKDIMIKSKEHVVISEEKEVELSKKEYDLLSFLIQNKNLVITREQILDKIWNSSYYPGDRTVDVYISKLRDKLPTFSKYIKTIKGVGYKLEEKK, from the coding sequence ATGAGAATACTAATTATTGAAGATGACTTAGAAATACAAAAATTAATTTATTATTTTTTAAAAAAAGAAAATTTTCAAGTAGATAAAACTGAAAATGGACTAGATGGATTAAAGTTTCTTAAGGAAAATCATTACGATGCTATAATCCTTGATTTAATGATACCTGGAATTGATGGGACTAACTTTACAAAAATAATAAAAACCCTTCCTGGTGAATATGGAAATCCTAAAATAATAATGGTCACTGCTAAAACTGACATTGATGATGTATTACAAGGACTTGAAATAGGAGCTGATGATTATCTAAAAAAACCATTTGATCCTAGAGAATTAGTACTTAGAACAAAAAAACTTCTTAAGGAAAATAACATAGATATAGAAGATAATATTATTTTCAAAGATATAATGATAAAATCAAAGGAACATGTTGTTATTTCAGAAGAAAAGGAAGTGGAACTTTCAAAAAAAGAATATGACTTACTTAGTTTTCTTATACAAAACAAAAATTTAGTTATTACAAGGGAACAAATATTAGATAAAATTTGGAATAGTAGTTATTATCCTGGAGATAGAACTGTGGATGTTTATATTTCCAAGCTTCGGGATAAACTTCCTACTTTTTCAAAATACATAAAAACTATAAAAGGAGTTGGTTACAAATTAGAAGAAAAGAAATAG
- a CDS encoding PstS family phosphate ABC transporter substrate-binding protein, producing MKLKKRNLLGICLVIGALFTGCGSKKSTIIELKGSDTILNVSQGIAEKYMSKNPDTKIAVTGGGSGVGISSLLNKTTDIAMASRSMKGKEYEKAKEGNIKVEEIVLGYDGITIIVNNNNKVKDISSKKLGEIFRGEITNWKEIGGTDSPIVVLSRDSSSGTHEFFKEHIIRENKKNNKEYGSKTLYAPSNQAIKQEVKSNINAIGYIGMGYMDETVHSLAVDGITPSVKNVSNKSYPIAREVYWYVPKNSDKEETIEKLVDFATSNDGQQIVKNEGFIPRGL from the coding sequence ATGAAATTAAAAAAGAGAAATTTATTAGGAATTTGTTTAGTTATTGGAGCTTTATTTACAGGATGCGGAAGTAAAAAATCAACTATTATAGAATTAAAAGGATCTGATACAATCCTTAATGTTTCACAAGGAATAGCAGAAAAATATATGTCTAAAAATCCAGATACAAAAATAGCAGTTACTGGAGGAGGTTCTGGAGTAGGAATATCATCTTTATTAAATAAAACAACTGATATAGCAATGGCCTCTAGAAGCATGAAAGGTAAGGAATATGAAAAGGCAAAGGAAGGAAATATAAAAGTTGAAGAAATTGTTCTTGGATACGACGGAATAACTATAATAGTTAACAATAATAATAAAGTAAAAGATATTAGTTCTAAAAAATTAGGAGAGATATTTAGAGGAGAAATCACAAACTGGAAAGAAATAGGTGGAACAGATAGCCCTATAGTTGTTCTTTCAAGAGATTCTTCTTCAGGAACTCACGAATTTTTCAAAGAACATATTATAAGAGAAAACAAGAAAAATAATAAAGAATATGGATCTAAAACTTTATATGCCCCTTCTAACCAAGCTATTAAACAAGAAGTTAAAAGCAATATAAATGCAATTGGTTATATCGGAATGGGATATATGGATGAAACTGTTCATTCTTTAGCTGTTGATGGAATTACTCCTTCAGTTAAAAACGTTTCTAATAAATCATACCCTATAGCAAGAGAAGTATATTGGTATGTTCCTAAAAATTCAGATAAAGAAGAAACAATTGAAAAACTTGTTGATTTTGCAACTTCAAATGATGGACAACAAATTGTAAAAAATGAAGGATTTATACCAAGAGGTTTATAA
- the pstC gene encoding phosphate ABC transporter permease subunit PstC, with amino-acid sequence MKKIRKLKDLFMKKFLFSTGILNIGIIFAMFLFIFINGMKFFKDYNVKDFLFGKSWISLSGKFGILPLLVGSFWVTLIGVIISVPLGILTAIYIGEYAPKRIKSGMKIIIEVMSAIPSVVLGFIGLYILAGPVKRIFSLNSGLTALTGGVMLAFMAFPTIVSMTEDALNALDSSYKEASLALGANKTETIFNVLVPAAFPGILAGIMLGFGRIVGETLTVLMITGNAPILAKSPLSSVRTLTATIAAEMGEVVQGSAHYHSLFAIGIILFIISFITNTLAEHYVRKSRNLKN; translated from the coding sequence ATGAAAAAAATAAGAAAGTTAAAAGATTTATTTATGAAAAAATTTCTTTTTAGCACAGGAATTTTAAATATTGGAATAATTTTTGCAATGTTTTTATTTATATTTATTAATGGAATGAAATTTTTTAAAGATTATAATGTTAAAGATTTTTTATTTGGAAAGAGTTGGATATCTCTATCTGGAAAATTTGGAATTTTACCATTACTGGTTGGAAGCTTTTGGGTTACTTTAATAGGAGTTATTATTTCAGTTCCCCTTGGAATATTAACAGCAATTTATATAGGAGAATATGCTCCTAAAAGGATTAAATCTGGAATGAAGATAATAATAGAAGTGATGTCAGCTATTCCTTCAGTTGTATTAGGTTTTATTGGATTATATATTTTAGCAGGACCTGTGAAAAGAATATTTTCTTTAAACAGTGGATTAACTGCTCTTACAGGGGGAGTTATGCTAGCTTTCATGGCTTTTCCAACAATAGTTTCAATGACAGAAGATGCATTGAATGCTCTAGATAGTTCTTATAAGGAAGCTTCTTTAGCTCTTGGAGCAAATAAAACAGAGACTATATTCAATGTTTTAGTTCCAGCAGCTTTTCCAGGAATTTTAGCAGGTATAATGCTTGGGTTTGGAAGAATAGTTGGAGAAACTTTAACAGTTTTAATGATTACAGGAAACGCTCCAATTCTAGCTAAAAGTCCTTTAAGTTCTGTAAGAACATTAACAGCTACAATAGCAGCTGAAATGGGAGAAGTAGTTCAAGGAAGTGCTCATTATCATTCTTTATTTGCAATTGGAATAATACTTTTTATAATTAGTTTTATCACAAATACCCTAGCAGAGCATTATGTTAGAAAATCAAGAAACTTAAAAAATTAA
- the pstA gene encoding phosphate ABC transporter permease PstA encodes MIIIKDRGEKIFKVFIKTIGLLSIVPVILILLFITIKGISGINFDFIFSMPTDGMRSGGIFPAIVGTIYLTFGTILFAVPFGILTGIYLVEYAKESFFKRFINLTIINLAGIPSIIYGLFGMALFVVFLNFGSSILAGSLTLGIMCLPVIITAVREALLNVPNSLREASLALGATKWETTIKVVLPAALPGILTGIILSVSRAAGETAPIMFTAAAFYFPFLPSGIFDKVMALPYHLFVISTQVPNMPISNMYGTLFVLVFITVGFNLLGAFIRRIYKNKGE; translated from the coding sequence ATGATAATAATAAAGGATAGGGGAGAAAAGATTTTTAAAGTTTTTATAAAAACGATAGGACTTTTATCAATTGTTCCAGTTATTTTAATTCTTTTGTTTATAACTATAAAGGGAATTTCAGGAATAAATTTTGATTTTATATTTAGTATGCCAACAGATGGTATGCGTAGTGGAGGTATATTTCCAGCAATTGTTGGAACGATTTATTTAACCTTTGGAACTATTTTATTTGCAGTTCCCTTTGGAATACTTACAGGAATATATTTAGTTGAATATGCTAAAGAAAGTTTTTTTAAAAGATTTATAAACTTAACTATTATAAATCTAGCAGGAATACCAAGTATAATTTATGGTCTTTTTGGAATGGCTTTATTTGTAGTATTTTTAAATTTTGGATCATCAATATTAGCGGGATCTTTAACTCTTGGGATAATGTGTTTACCTGTTATTATAACAGCAGTAAGGGAAGCTTTGTTAAATGTTCCAAATAGTTTAAGGGAAGCTTCTCTAGCTCTTGGTGCAACTAAGTGGGAGACAACTATTAAAGTAGTTCTTCCAGCAGCTCTTCCTGGAATATTAACAGGGATAATTCTAAGTGTTTCTAGGGCAGCTGGAGAAACGGCTCCGATTATGTTTACAGCAGCAGCTTTTTATTTTCCATTTTTGCCAAGTGGAATATTTGATAAGGTAATGGCTCTTCCATATCACTTATTTGTAATATCAACTCAAGTTCCTAATATGCCAATTTCAAATATGTATGGAACTTTATTTGTACTTGTGTTTATAACTGTTGGCTTTAATTTGTTAGGTGCTTTTATAAGAAGAATTTATAAGAATAAAGGAGAATAA
- the pstB gene encoding phosphate ABC transporter ATP-binding protein PstB — protein MMDRIKIEDFNFYYGKFQAIKNINMNIKDKKVTALIGPSGCGKSTFLRSINRMNDLILDIKYEGKISLDGKDVLDKNYNVTELRKKVGMVFQKPNPFPKSIYENITYAPILHGEKDTKVLDEIVENSLKAVALWDEVKDKLHESALRLSGGQQQRLCIARAISVNPEILLMDEPTSALDPISTTRIEELIRKLSKDYTIVIVTHNMQQASRISEYTGFFYQGNLEEFDKTEIIFTAPNNKKTEDYITGKFG, from the coding sequence ATCATGGATAGAATAAAAATAGAAGATTTTAATTTTTATTATGGGAAATTTCAAGCAATAAAAAATATAAATATGAATATAAAGGATAAAAAGGTAACAGCTTTGATTGGTCCATCAGGATGCGGGAAATCAACATTTTTAAGATCAATCAATAGAATGAATGATCTTATTTTAGATATTAAATATGAGGGTAAGATTTCTTTAGATGGAAAGGATGTTCTTGATAAAAACTATAATGTTACAGAACTTAGAAAAAAAGTAGGAATGGTATTTCAAAAACCAAATCCATTTCCAAAAAGTATATATGAAAATATAACTTACGCTCCAATTCTTCACGGGGAAAAGGATACGAAGGTTTTAGATGAAATTGTTGAAAATTCTTTAAAGGCAGTTGCTTTATGGGATGAGGTAAAAGATAAACTACATGAATCAGCCTTAAGATTATCAGGAGGGCAACAGCAAAGATTATGTATAGCAAGAGCAATATCAGTTAATCCAGAAATATTACTTATGGATGAACCAACATCAGCTCTAGATCCAATATCAACAACAAGGATAGAAGAATTAATTAGAAAATTATCAAAGGACTATACTATTGTAATTGTTACTCATAATATGCAACAAGCTTCAAGAATCTCAGAATATACAGGATTTTTCTATCAAGGAAATTTAGAAGAATTTGATAAAACAGAAATAATTTTTACAGCACCAAATAATAAAAAGACAGAGGATTATATTACTGGAAAATTTGGGTAA
- a CDS encoding family 1 encapsulin nanocompartment shell protein — protein MNNLNKNMAPISNEAWEVLNERTKEILVKIISARKVMSIKNVGDLKSIPTGKINLKKVEDMEYGVYDVLPLIETRFNFTLNRWELDNISRGDNNINLTNLDKAIFKAAKFEEDLIYNGLDNVEGLINSCENPPMKIGETPKEILESISKAVIILKDKYISDKLDLIVNYDTWIKLNSIDSHIPLIKRIKELIKGEVIVSKFTPKTILIPHKNENFELSIGNDFSIGYQTHTSREVTLFITESFVFRILDKELFIILE, from the coding sequence ATGAATAATCTAAATAAAAACATGGCTCCAATATCAAATGAAGCTTGGGAAGTTTTAAATGAAAGAACTAAAGAAATTTTAGTGAAAATTATTTCTGCTAGAAAAGTTATGTCCATTAAAAATGTAGGAGATTTAAAAAGTATTCCAACTGGAAAGATAAATTTAAAAAAAGTAGAAGATATGGAATATGGAGTTTACGATGTCTTACCTTTAATTGAAACTAGATTCAATTTTACTTTAAATAGATGGGAACTTGATAATATCAGTAGAGGTGATAACAACATCAACTTAACAAATCTTGATAAAGCTATATTTAAAGCTGCTAAATTTGAAGAAGATTTAATCTATAATGGATTAGATAATGTGGAAGGACTTATAAATTCTTGTGAAAATCCTCCTATGAAGATAGGGGAAACTCCTAAAGAAATTTTAGAAAGCATATCTAAAGCTGTAATAATTTTAAAGGATAAATATATTTCTGATAAATTAGATTTAATTGTTAATTACGACACATGGATTAAATTAAATTCTATAGATAGCCATATCCCTCTTATAAAAAGAATAAAAGAACTTATAAAGGGAGAAGTTATAGTTAGTAAATTTACTCCAAAAACTATTTTAATTCCTCATAAAAATGAAAACTTTGAATTATCCATAGGAAATGATTTTTCAATAGGTTATCAAACTCACACAAGCAGAGAAGTTACTTTATTTATAACTGAAAGTTTTGTTTTTAGAATACTAGATAAAGAATTATTTATAATTTTAGAATAA
- a CDS encoding ferritin: MSQYHEANLSAKVKDQSRALNSLKEEVEAIDWYNQRADVCEDPELKAILEHNRDEETEHAVMLFEWLRRNMPAFAKESADYLFTEGSLLDLEENTDKNITEEKDDSDDIFLK, encoded by the coding sequence ATGTCACAATATCATGAAGCTAATTTGAGCGCTAAAGTTAAAGATCAAAGCAGAGCTCTTAACAGCTTAAAAGAAGAAGTTGAAGCTATTGATTGGTACAATCAAAGAGCTGATGTATGTGAAGATCCTGAATTAAAAGCTATTTTAGAACATAATAGAGATGAGGAGACAGAACATGCTGTAATGCTTTTTGAATGGTTAAGAAGAAATATGCCTGCATTTGCAAAGGAATCTGCAGACTATTTATTTACTGAAGGATCTCTTTTAGATTTAGAAGAAAATACCGATAAAAATATTACAGAAGAAAAAGATGATTCTGATGATATTTTTTTAAAGTAA